The Bradysia coprophila strain Holo2 chromosome II, BU_Bcop_v1, whole genome shotgun sequence genome has a segment encoding these proteins:
- the LOC119073840 gene encoding sex-lethal homolog isoform X1 has translation MYNKNQNGYPNRSSGSRMWHGMSSSLPCGMSQYAYQDTDFSSAYPSRRMFDMPPSSSTLGAVGHMSSSSTSSLTGCNNSGTNLIVNYLPQDMTDREFYALFSTTGPIESSRIMRDFKTCYSFGYGFVNYLTEEGAQRAIKSLNGVTVRNKRLKVSYARPAGEELKETNLYVTNLPRTITEEQLDEIFGKYGLIVQKNILRDKMTGKPRGVAFIRYNKREEAQEAIAALNNVIPEGSNQPLTVRVAEEHGKQKATQFYNSTMNMNMNMMNSMHYPPPSSVMHRGRARFRFQNISPY, from the exons TGGAAGTCGCATGTGGCACGGGATGTCCAGTTCACTGCCTTGCGGAATG TCGCAATATGCGTACCAGGACACAGATTTCTCATCGGCCTATCCATCGCGACGAATGTTCGATATGCCACCGTCGAGTAGTACATTAGGAGCAGTTGGTCATATGTCTTCATCCAGCACAAGTTCACTAACTGGCTGTAATAACAGCGGAACCAATTTAATTGTTAACTATTTACCGCAAGATATGACAGATAGAGAATTTTATGCATTATTTTCAACAACGGGACCGATTGAATCCAGTCGTATTATGAGAGACTTCAAA ACATGTTACTCGTTTGGCTACGGATTTGTAAACTATTTAACCGAAGAAGGGGCACAGCGAGCTATTAAAAGTCTTAATGGAGTTACCGTTCGTAACAAACGGCTAAAg GTTTCATATGCTCGACCTGCCGGTGAAGAATtaaaagaaactaatttgtaCGTTACGAATCTTCCGCGCACGATAACCGAAGAGCAACTGGATGAAATATTCGGCAAATACGGTTTAATTGTgcaaaagaatattttacgTGATAAAATGACTGGAAAACCGCGCGGTGTTGCATTTATACG ATACAACAAGCGAGAAGAAGCACAAGAg GCGATCGCCGCACTCAATAACGTTATACCCGAAGGAAGTAATCAGCCATTGACAGTGCGCGTGGCCGAAGAGCATGGCAAGCAGAAAGCGACGCAATTTTACAATTCAACGATGAACATGAACATGAATATGATGAATTCGATGCACTATCCGCCGCCGAGCAGTGTAATGCATAGAGGTAGAGCACGATTCCGATTTCAAAACATAAGTCCGTATTGA
- the LOC119073840 gene encoding sex-lethal homolog isoform X2: protein MYNKNQNGYPNRSSGSRMWHGMSSSLPCGMDTDFSSAYPSRRMFDMPPSSSTLGAVGHMSSSSTSSLTGCNNSGTNLIVNYLPQDMTDREFYALFSTTGPIESSRIMRDFKTCYSFGYGFVNYLTEEGAQRAIKSLNGVTVRNKRLKVSYARPAGEELKETNLYVTNLPRTITEEQLDEIFGKYGLIVQKNILRDKMTGKPRGVAFIRYNKREEAQEAIAALNNVIPEGSNQPLTVRVAEEHGKQKATQFYNSTMNMNMNMMNSMHYPPPSSVMHRGRARFRFQNISPY from the exons TGGAAGTCGCATGTGGCACGGGATGTCCAGTTCACTGCCTTGCGGAATG GACACAGATTTCTCATCGGCCTATCCATCGCGACGAATGTTCGATATGCCACCGTCGAGTAGTACATTAGGAGCAGTTGGTCATATGTCTTCATCCAGCACAAGTTCACTAACTGGCTGTAATAACAGCGGAACCAATTTAATTGTTAACTATTTACCGCAAGATATGACAGATAGAGAATTTTATGCATTATTTTCAACAACGGGACCGATTGAATCCAGTCGTATTATGAGAGACTTCAAA ACATGTTACTCGTTTGGCTACGGATTTGTAAACTATTTAACCGAAGAAGGGGCACAGCGAGCTATTAAAAGTCTTAATGGAGTTACCGTTCGTAACAAACGGCTAAAg GTTTCATATGCTCGACCTGCCGGTGAAGAATtaaaagaaactaatttgtaCGTTACGAATCTTCCGCGCACGATAACCGAAGAGCAACTGGATGAAATATTCGGCAAATACGGTTTAATTGTgcaaaagaatattttacgTGATAAAATGACTGGAAAACCGCGCGGTGTTGCATTTATACG ATACAACAAGCGAGAAGAAGCACAAGAg GCGATCGCCGCACTCAATAACGTTATACCCGAAGGAAGTAATCAGCCATTGACAGTGCGCGTGGCCGAAGAGCATGGCAAGCAGAAAGCGACGCAATTTTACAATTCAACGATGAACATGAACATGAATATGATGAATTCGATGCACTATCCGCCGCCGAGCAGTGTAATGCATAGAGGTAGAGCACGATTCCGATTTCAAAACATAAGTCCGTATTGA